The DNA sequence ACTTTGCTCTTGCTGTAGAGGTCATATTTGCTGCGCATTTGGAATAGGaggaagaaattaaaaaaaaaatggaaaattcaATTTTTCATTATCATTAGATTCACTGCTTGTTATGAGCTATAAAATATGCATGGGACTTACTTGAAGATCTGTAGCCATTTTAGGTTCTCTTCATCCTCCTTATTCATGAAATACTTATAGGTCCCCGACTGATGCAATGCTGAATCACAACATAATTAATTAGGTTTTGTTGGTTTAATAATCAGATTTAGTAAATATTACAGGCGATGGCTTATGAAAGGAGGTATTAAGCGGTTGGAGCGTACGATAGAATGAATGGTATCGGATGATGAACATTGCAGCTGAAGGTAGAGTGGTCTTGTTCTCCTTAGCCACCTGAATTGAATCCAATAATAGGATAAATATTAGCTTGAGCAAAAATATATGCAAAACAGAACCATTTGTATTAGGTTCATGAAGAAGTGAGAGGTTATAAGTAAATACCATATACATGTAATCGTCATGCCCCCACGACATCATTAAATTATCGAGTCCACATCCTTCAGAATAGACTCCAAACTTCGTGTTGTATTGAGGATTGTTGAAGTCAGGATTGTCTTTGAGGTACTGTGATGATATGAAAACAATTTTAGCAAggtaatatttttttcatttagaTGGTAATATCAAACATAGATCTGTGTATGAAATTGACCTTGTAATGAACAATGGATTCATCAAAAGCACAACCTACAGGGAATGTGTCGCCTGCGGACTGGATGTTGTCAGTGGAAGGCATATGGATTGGAGATCGCTGATAACAAAAGAGTAGACATGGCACTCACCTACAACTGCCCACTGGGGAAGCTGCCCAAATTTAGGATGGAGAAGAACCTTTCCTAGATCTTAATTGCAGAAAAAATGGAAGCTGATTAGATGCCATTTGAATAACTATGCTCCACTTAAAAATATCATATGGACTGAAGAAAAACAACTGAAATATCTGTTTTCTCAaacaaaaaataagaagaagTATTGAGGAATGATTAGGGAAGTTCACTTTAACAAGAGTAGGTAGCCTTACAAAGATGAAAAGCATGAAATATTTGTAAAACTGACGGCAAGTAATTGGAGTGAAGAAGTAACGATATTTGGTTATAGTTAAATGCTATGGATGCATTCCATTTCATCTACCAAATGAAATGAGAGGTGGCTACTGCACCatcttctgaaaaattagaGGCCATAAAATGTTATATAGTGGCGAAAATGTACCATGTATAAGGGCAGTTAAATGCAACCAATCTTCACCAGGGTAGTCTTTCCTAATAGCTTCAGCACTCTGCAGCAAATGCTGGATCTGGGGCTCATCAAGATCAGGATCACTTTCATCCACGAACTCGTCAAGCAACTCACAGCATTCCCAAATGCTCATGTCTGCCTTGTTCAGCTTGCTATATtcctctctcatcttcttcacctAAATcatttgtcattgttgatgagcACCAATCCAAAGCCAAAGCTTAAATGCTCATTCAATTCGGGAGCATCACAAAAACAATCAACCACCAACAAATCAGACCATCTCACATACAAATTCGTAAGTCTGATGAATGTGGTTTATCCGATAAAACTCTTCAACGGAGTCTTTCCTCTCTGATTCAGCTTCATAGTTCCtgccattattttttttcccttctccaTTACTTCCTTTATACAGTGATGAGAATATGCAGTCTGCATGTGCACGAAGTTTACAGAAGAAAGATACCTAAAAGTTTGGCCAAAGGCATTAGTTTCAGGAGCTGCGAATCCACCATCTGGCACCAACTCGTTTGACCCGGTGGtgattttcttctctttcccttCCTCTACAAGTGAAGGAATCACATTAGAAAACTAGACATGCTATCAAATAACACAAAATATAACCTTTAAATTCTTGCGTGCAATTAATAACCCATTTGAGTAGAAAAAGATAAGAAGCCTTCTGATCTTTAAAGACTAGTAATTTTGAAAGCCGTGAGAAGAGAGATTACCAATCTCAGGATGCTCGATGGCAATAgtcatcttctccaaaattcagaaaaacaaaaaaaaaaaagagagagaggaggggaatATTTCTTTTCTGAAAGAAAAGTTAGTATTTGCCAACCAGACTTAGCCTGTCGGCACCTCCCCTCACCCTCCCCAAGAAGAGCTCCCAGATTCAGCTTGGGTTGGTGataagaggaagaaaggaggtATTTATTGGAGTTTGACATAGTTTTAGGATTTGAGAGAGGATAAACTGGCCAAAGGCTGCACGGGAAGTTGGTCGACTGCTTGGGATAGGCATATTGATTACTATATTAAGGAAAGGAGAAAAGTTCAAAAGGAGGAATTTGGTAAAAAGTTTAAGTGTTTAGATAAACCCTAccttaaaaaaaaagtcaacTGTTTTTGTTTCAAACAAAGAGTTAATTGAGCCAGCGAATAGCATGGAGATCTCTAAAGCACGGTTGTCTCTTCTGTTTTCATCCAGAAAGTAGATCCACATTCAATGGGGCCAGGTAAGAGGTTGACCAAGTAAAATTACAAGTTGTTTGGAtagaattaaataaaaaaaaaggatgggaATTCCACTAgataatctcatggtttagaatCGGTCATGAAGATATACCCTTGGAAcaaccccacccccccccccccccccaaaaaaagggGGCTCGTGGGCCGGCTCGAAGAGGCCAGGCCCAGCCCGACCTGTGCTCGGCCCATGGAGGAAACGGGGAAGAAGACCAGAgctgggagtcttcttcctccccgatTCCAGCAGATGCAGGAGCTCCCAAGGGCCGATCCGAGTTCGATTCGAACTCTACGATCGCGCCTATCAATCTCTCTGCCCCCTCCTCCGATTTTCTTCACTCAAACCGCCGAGAATCGCCGCCAACTCCAAGACTTCTCCTCAGGTGTTCTCCTTCGATTTTCGCCGGTGAGGGTCGTCGGAAACGCCCGCCGGCGAATTGCCAAATTTCCGTCTGAACAGGGGTGCCCTGTTTTGGTTTGATCTTCCTGGTTTCGCCGCCGCCGACCGCCTCGCCGTAGGGTGCCGTCGCACCACCCGGGCCACGGTGTTGAGGACCCTCGCAAGCGCCGCCAACCAAGGAGGGCATCGGGCCATGAAGAGGCCGACGGAGGGTTAAGCCAAGGCCAACAACTTTGCTTGGAGAGCCTTGGCCAAAGCCTTCATTCGGCCAAGCACACAAATGGCCGGCCCGTGCCATGCATGCCAAGCCTTGGCCGAGCATCTTATCACTTGGCCGAACCTTGGCCAAGCATCTCCACATTCGGCCCGCCGCGCGCACGACATCGCCCGCACATGCCCGCATGCATCCGCGGCCGACCGCACCCGCCGGGTGCCCGACATCGCCTGCACGCACCAAGCCTTGGCCGAGCATGCCCAACCTTGGCCAAGCCCACTGCACACATACCCAAGGCTGGCCTAGAGAGGGTACATCATCAGCAAGACCGTGGGCCCACATGCTTGACATCCGTGCCGGACACCCGCGGCGACCCCGCACCAAGACAGCACGCGGCCACGGCCACTGCAGGACTTGGCTGGGCCAGACCAATCTCGCAAGCTACAGTGCGCCATGCGAGGTTCGGTCTGGCCAACCTCGCCTGCTACAGTGCCAGGCGCGCCCAGGCCAGCAGACAGGCCTGGCGAGGTTCAGGACAaagaacctcgccagctacagtgccgccCGCCCGCCTGCAGCCCgcgcgcgcccgcccgcgcggccGCCCGACCGCCCAGAGCCCCTGGCGAGGTTCACCAGCGAACCTCGCCGCAGCCCGACCGCGCCCGCCTGTGCGCGCCGCCTGCGCGCGCCCACGCGCGCCCGACAGCGCCCGCGCGCGCCCACGCGCGGCCGACAGCGCCCGCGCGCGCGCCCACGCGCGCCACCTGCGCGCGCCCATGCGCGGCCGACAGCGTGATAGCCACCTCAGCCCGCCGAGCCAAGAGCCAACCAGAATGGCCGAGGCCAACCTCGGCCAAGACTCATCGCCGGGCCACATCCACTGCTTGGAGGTctgtccaagcagtggccagcAGCCTCAGCCCACGGCGCAGCCCCGTGCAGGCCACGCCCAGCGCCTGCGCGAGGTTCTgcgccccctgcagcagcgcACGGCCCACCGCGCGCACGACCAGCCACAGCAGCGCGCGGCCAACCGCGCGCGCCCACTGCAGCCCGCGCGCCCGCCTGCGCGCGCCCTGCCGCCGGCGCGCCCGCCTGCGTGCGCCCGCCAGCCCGCGCGCCCGCCTGCGCGCGCCCGCCAGCCCGCGCCCTCCAGCCCGCGCGCCCGCCTGCGCGCGCCCGCCCCTCTGCGCGGCCGCCCGCAAGCGACCGCCCGACTGCGCGCCCGCCTGCGCCCGCCTGCGCCCGTGCGCCCGCCTGCGCGCGCCCGCCAGACCACGCGCCCGCCAGCGCGCGCCCGCCTTCCAGCGCCCGGCGTCTACACCCGGGCCATGCGCCCGGCACTCTGCACCCACGCCCACCTGGCGCGCCCGAACCTCGCCCAGCAGGGAGACGACCAGTGCACAGCAAGGCCGCCTCCCCGCCTCTCGCCAACACTCGGCGCCCGTGCAACAATGGGTTGCACGCACGCCGGACATGGGCATGATGACGGGCGGCAATCAAGGGCACCAGCCCATGCATGCGCACAGGTACGCGCATGCACAGCAAGAACAAGGCTCGGCCAAGACCACATCTGGCCGAGCGCAATCAGGCCGATCAAGTCCAAAGCCAGCGCACGGGTCAAGCGTAGCCAGGAGCACAGCAAGCCAACCGAGCCCGCGCACATTGAGTCTGGATCAGCCCGCGCGCATGCCCACGAGCCGGATAAGGAAAGCCGAGGTCAGCCCAACCATGCGCACGGCCAAGGACAAGTGGCACCCATCCACGCCCCAGGCGCAAGGCCAAACAAGGAAGGACTCGGTCAGCCCAGCCGTGCGCGCGCCCAGCGACAAGTGGCAACCATCCGCGCGCAAGGCCAAGCATGGAAAGTCATCACCGGTCGGCGCCCAACCAAAAGCAACTAACAGGGACACTTGGCAGGCCGCCCAGCATCAGCGCCCAGCCAAACAAGGAAAGCGCACGCGCCAAATCAAAGGAGGAGCCGGTAGGCTCTTCCATAGCAAACCGGCAAGGATGAACATCAGCGGCCGAGATGCAATCGGCCAAAGGAGGGACGCCCAGCAGGAAGCTAGGGCAACAGGCCATGGGAACCAAGGCGCAAGCGGCGCACCCCTGAAAATCAGCAAGCGCCCCTCGGCCGAACAGGAAAGCCAACCAAATCAGGCTGCACACGGACAAATGGCAGCAGCAGCTCGTGACACGCGCACAGGCCAAACCGAGGGCCAATCCCATGCGGCCACCTATTGAGGCACATGGCCGAAGAGGGCCAAAGAAGGACAGCACCCGGCGGCCAAAGAAGGCAGCCATTTGAATTCGAATTAGAGTCCCAATAAGCTAGGGCATTCGGCCTACAAAAGGAGCCATTAGGGCCCTTAGTTCATCATTCATCTTTTATCATATTTTCCAGCAAAGAGTCAAGGGTTGTATCCCTTTTGTGTGTCGGCCGAAAGGCTTGGGCTAAGGAGGAGAACATCAACTCCCCTTAGATTGTTTTAGGCAAAGCAAGGTCCCTTCCGGATCTTGCATTGAGTCCTTGTAATCGTTGTCATTGGAATGAAGTCAATCTTCCTTTCATCATTGAGCCCCAACTATTGATTTCTTCCCAACGCCGGCAGCCAAAAGGCAAAGCACACGGCTTGGATTCCAAGGCAGCAAGAGGGAAGAGAGATACCCACAAGCAAGCCGGTCCCATCACAAGCAAGTCCCTCTACCGTTGGCGCGGGGTTTGGGACCGCAAAGCCCCGCGGGTTCCAACACAGCGCCCGCGCGCGCGCCCACGCGCGCCGCCTGCGCGCGCGCCCACGCGCGCCCGACAGCGCCTGCGCGCGCGACCGCGCCTGCGCGCGCCGCGCCTCGGCGCCCGTGCCGCGCCCTGCCAGCGCGCCTGCCGCGCCCAGGCGCCCCTACAGCGCCCGGGCGCCCTGCCTGCCGCGCCCCAGCGCCCCTGCCGCGCCCCTGCAGCGCCCCTGCCAGCGCCCAGGCGCCCTGCCTGCCGTGCCCAGCACCCCTGCCAGCGCCCAGGCGCCCTGCCAGCAGCGCCCAGTGCCCTGGCCAGGCCCCAGCCGACCAGCCTCTGCGCCCAGCCGCGCCCAGGCCCTGCCAATGGCCTGCCAGCCCCCTGCAAAGGCCCCAGCCGGGCCAGCAGCCTATGCCCAAGGCTTGGCCAAGGCATGGCCAAGCCTTTGGCCCTACATGTGCCATGAAGACCCCTATGCCTTGGCCACTCTTGGGCCACTTGGAGAGCACTATAAATGGGAGGGAATGAGGGTCTTTAGAGGGTCTTACATCTTACATCTTTTATCTTAGCACTTGTTGTATTTCGGCCTTAGTGGCTTGGGAGGGACCTTGTCTCTTTGTATTCGGTCTTGGGGTTTGTCCAAGACTTGGGCTAATGGAAATCCATCATAGTTTCCCTTAGATGTTTTGCTTGTAAGCTTCATTTTGGGAAATAGAATCAATCAAGCGTTCCTCTAAATATCTCCACAAATATCCTTTTGAGTTTGATTGTTTTCTTCTCAAGTCAAGGGTCGGGTCAAGCTGCAACCAGTAGACCCTCCCCTTGCCTTGATTCCCTCAGCTACTTACGAACTTGGCACACCGCGGCGCAAGCTCAAACTACCACGGCGTTACCCGCTCGGCCCTTTACCTACAACTCTAAGTCATCCACAAGGAGCAAACGCGCAAGACTTGGTGTGGTGGCTTGGGGGCCGAAAGCCACCCTCCAACaatggtgctttcattgagagatTTCGTCGGGAGAAGTTCCTAGAGAAGCTCCGTCGAAGATCTCTCTCAAAAGAGGTAACGCCTACAACCCtaacaaaatttcaaattctatAGTGGGTTGGGTTAAGTTGTTTAACATATCATTGCATGCCTAGTAGTGAAGTTTACTTACTACCTTCATATTATTTGTTGCATTTGAGAGGGGGTACATTAGAAGTTTATTATGCATGCATCGGGTACTTAAATTTTAGCAACTTATCATTCTTATTTGCAAAAGAGGAGTGAGCATTTTTCTTGTAAAAGAGAACGGATTGATCTCTatcttgctcatcatagggatggtgccaatggggaggctaatggtagtacccggcattATTTGAcctaactattcggtgtagggtacattagggacggcacaagagggaggctagtggtcgTACCTCGTGCCCTTTCCCAACTACATCGGGTAGGAAGCAAATAGAGTTTCAAAATATCTCTcttgggagaaagagagagttttAATTGTTGTAAATCTTTGTTGTAATCGAAGGCGATCGAGTGGTGTATCTTTTGAATATATAAGAAGGAGGGACGGTTCATCCCTTGGGTGACGACCAAAGGAGGTTAGGAGTGATGATGAGGGATGAGAATGCACGGCTTGAGGCCTTAGAGGGGAGTTCTCAACACGTAAATCAAACCCTTGAAAGTCGAAACCAAACCTTTGAAAAGATATCAACTACCCTAGCCGGTGTAAATGCCCGCCTAGAAAGATTAGAAAGGCGAGTTAGTGGAAGtggaagagaaaaagaactTAGAAGATCCAATGAAGAAGAATATTGGTCGCATGCCTCATGGTGGGGCCAAGTGAGGGAGAATAGAGCAAGCAAAGAAGGAAGCTTGAGATCTAACAAAGAAGTGGAGTTAGACCATCAAGGACCATGGAGAAAAGATGAAAGAATTGGAGCCCGGGATGTGGGGATAGTAGATAGGTGGATGGAGGATGATAGGACTAGCACAAGAGGGAGAAAACATAGTGAGGATGAGAGTGAGGCTAAAGAGGAGCCATTCCATGCTCAAGGGTCTTTTGGCCGGAGAGGTAACatggaggaaaggaggaggagcCGAATGGGAGAAGACTTTGAAGATAAAGTTGGAAGGAGTCCTCGATCATATGGAAGAGGGTTGAGGGTGCCCAAGATTGATTTTCCCTTATTTGGAGGAGGCGAACCCTATGAATGGCTAGACAAAGCCGAACAATACTTTGAAGTTTATGGGGTCCCAAGAGCCGACCGGGTCACCATTGCTAGCTTCCATCTTGAAGGAAGGGCAAATCAGTGGTGGAGATGGATCCGGGCACTCTATGAGAAGGATGGCAAGAGACTAGGTTGGACGGCCTTCGTGAAGGAATTCATGTCACAATGGGGTCCTTCACCCGTTGTGAACTACCATGGGCAACTAGCCAAGTTGAAACAAGAAGGAAAGGTGCAAACATACATTGATGAGTTTCGGCGTCTCCAAACATTGGTGAGGGGATGGTCCGAAGAGGCGCTAATGGGCACTTTCCTAGATGGTTTAAAGCCATGTCTAGCCAAGGAAGTGAAGCTTAAGCAACCAACAAGGTTACAAGATGCAATGAGGATGGCAGAGATCCTAGATCAAAGCTACCCCGCGGAGAAGCACATGTccaaagaaaatttcagcaacaatGCATCTTCATCCTTGCAACCAAGAGCACCTTGGAAGGTCAATGGAGAGGTTAAAAGTGACGACAAGGAtcgacccaaagaaatcaaGAAGTTGTCAAGGGAAGAGCTCCAAGAATACATCAAAAAGGAGCTATGCTTCAAGTGTGGGGGCAAGTGGAGACCGGGACATCCTTGCAAGACCGGGCAAGCTTTTCTTCTAGATGTGGGCAGCGGAGATGAGGCCACTAGAgttgaaaattcaaaagaagaaaacaaagagatgGAGCATGGTGAGAAGATCGGACATAGTGATAAAAAGGAGGAGACCGAGTTCACCTTGCATGCTTTATCGGGAGTTCAAGGATCATCCATTCTACAACCCACTTCGAATGAGGTATTTGGGCCTTACTTGAGAGAATTCATTTTAGTTTCCTTTGATGATACTTGGGTCTATTTCGGGTCCATGGAGAAGCACATGAAGCACTTGGAGGTTATGGAGAATCGTCACTTCTACATCAAGCCTCCTAAGTGTGCATTTGAGTATTTGGGCCACATTTTTGGAGGAGTAAAGCTTGGCCCACGAAAGGTTGAGGCCTTTGTGGATATCTCGGCCCTAGGGACGAACATGAGATCAACCGGCTACTATCGGCACTTCTTGAAGGATGATGGGTTGATGGCTAAGAAGAGAGAGCTTGAGGGAACCCCGAAGTCAAGAGAAACATGGGCCGACTTGAAGAGAGCCATGACACAACTATGGCAAGTAATGTTTCAATGGGCAGGAATGCCGAGAGAAGAGGCTACTTGGGAAGACCATGATGAGATGATCTGGCGGCATCCACTTGTTATCCTTGAGgacaaagatatttttcaagaGAGGGGGAATGTTGAGGAACCCCGCAAGCGCCGCCAACCAAGGAGGGCATCGGGCCATGAAGAGGCCGACGGAGGGTTAAGCCAAGGCCAACAACTTTGCTTGGAGAGCCTTGGCCAAAGCCTTCATTCGGCCAAGCACACCAATGGCCGGCCCGTGCCATGCATGCCAAGCCTTGGCCGAGCATCTTATCACTTGGCCGAACCTTGGCCAAGCACCTCCACATTCGGCCCGCCGCGCGCACGACATCGCCCGCACATGCCCGCATGCATCCGCGGCCGACCGCACCCGCCGGGTGCCCGACATCGCCCGCGCGCACCAAGCCTTGGCCGAGCATGCCCAACCTCGGCCAAGCCCACTACACGCATACCCAAGGCTGGCCTAGAGAGGGTACATCATCAGCAAGACCGTGGGCCCACATGCTTGACATCCGTGCCGGACACCCGCAGCGACCGCGCACCAAGACAGCATGCGGCCACGGCCACTGCAGGATTTGGCTGGGCCAGACCAACCTCGCAAGCTACAGTGCGCCAGGCGAGGTTCGGTCTGGCCAACCTCGCCTGCTACAGTGCCAGGCGCGCCCAGGCCAGCAGACAGGCCTGGCGAGGTTCAGGACAaagaacctcgccagctacagtgccgccCGCCCGCCTGCAGCCCGCGCGCGCCCGCCTGCGCGGCCGCCCGACCGCCCAGAGCCCCTGGCGAGGTTCGGCCCAGCGAACCTCGCCGCAGCCCGACCGCGCCCGCCTGCACGCTCGCCCGCGCGCTCGCCCACGCGCGCCGCCTGCGCGCGCCGCGCCTCGGCGCCCGTGCCACGCCCTGCCAGCGCGCCTGCCGCGCCCAGGCGCCCCTGCCGCGCCCCTGCAGCGCCCCTGCCAGCGCCCAGGCGCCCTGCCTGCCGCGCCCAGCGCCCCTGCAAGCGCCCAGGCGCCCTGCCAGCAGCGCCCTGGCCAGGCCCCAGCCGACCAGCCTCTGCGCCCAGCCGCACCCGGGCCCTGCCAATGGCCTGCCAGCCCCCTGCAAAGGCCCCAACCGGGCCAGCAGCCTATGCCCAAGGCTTGGCCAAGGCATGGCCAAGCCTTTGGCCCTACATGTGCCATGAAGACCCCTATGCCTTGGCCACTCTTGGGCCACTTGGAGAGCACTATAAATGGGAGGGAATGAGGGTCTTTAGAGGGTCTTACATCTTACATCTTTTATCTTAGCACTTGTTGTATTTCGGCCTTAGTGGCTTGGGAGGGACCTTGTCTCTTTGTATTCGTTCTTGGGGTTTGTCCAAGACTTGGGCTAAGGGAAATTCATCATAGTTTCCCTTAGATGTTTTGCTTGTAAGCTTCATTTTGGGAAATAGAATCAATCAAGCGTTCCTCTAAATATCTCCACAAATATCCTTTTGAGTTTGATTGTTTTCTTCTCAAGTCAAGGGTCGGGTCAAGCTGCAACTAGTAGACCCTCCCCTTGCCTTGATTCCCTCGGCTACTTACGAACTTGGCACACCGCGGCGCAAGCTCAAACTACCACAGCGTTACCCGCTCGGCCCTTTACCTACAACTCTAAGTCATCCACAAGGAGCAAACGCGCAAGACTTGGTGTGGTGGCTTGGGGGCCGAAAGCCACCCTCCAACACACGGCCACCAGCAACCTTACCGCCcgggcctctctctctctcccttccaatcagagctgatcacgggccttctggcccgcccAACCCGGCCCAgaatttttcgggcttgggcattaaAAAAAGGCCCATGGGTCGGGCCTGAGCAAGAAAAGCGGCCCGACCAAAAAAAAGGGGCCGGGTTTGGTCGGGCCATTCTGGCCCATTTGCAAAtttcaaacaaagaaaaaatcagGCCTGTCGGGTCGGGCATATCGGGTCGGGCCGGGCTAAACGGGCCTAGAACCAGATTTATAAAGTCAGGTCgggcctggacaaaaatttaagcctgatagtcgggccgggccaggcctgggcatagccatcgggcctaatttctgTTGTAGAGtccggcccgagcccggcccggcctAGGTTTTGATCAGCTGAAGCTCCTCCTTGTGGACGTGCACCATCGAGTCGAGCTCCTATTTTTTCGGCCAATGTTGCAGTGGCCGCCGCCACCGGCGATGACCGTGGCTGAGAGCCATCACTGGGCCGTCAGTCGTCGCCGGGCTCGGGCTGCCTGGTGGCTCTCGTCCCTGTTCTGAGAAGAGAGGCAGAGCGAGCCCTCCCCTGCtttgagaagaagaggagaagagggttTTCTCTCCCCTCTATGGATTTTCTCTCCCTATGGGTTTTCTCTCccagtttctctctctagattggGGTTTTTTCTCTCTAGTTTGATATGGAGAGATCAGTGTTTGTATGGACTATTGGATAGTCGATGAACAATAGAGGATTTTG is a window from the Phoenix dactylifera cultivar Barhee BC4 unplaced genomic scaffold, palm_55x_up_171113_PBpolish2nd_filt_p 000648F, whole genome shotgun sequence genome containing:
- the LOC103718566 gene encoding probable inositol oxygenase produces the protein MTIAIEHPEIEEGKEKKITTGSNELVPDGGFAAPETNAFGQTFRNYEAESERKDSVEEFYRINHIHQTYEFVKKMREEYSKLNKADMSIWECCELLDEFVDESDPDLDEPQIQHLLQSAEAIRKDYPGEDWLHLTALIHDLGKVLLHPKFGQLPQWAVVGDTFPVGCAFDESIVHYKYLKDNPDFNNPQYNTKFGVYSEGCGLDNLMMSWGHDDYMYMVAKENKTTLPSAAMFIIRYHSFYPLHQSGTYKYFMNKEDEENLKWLQIFNKYDLYSKSKVRVDVEKVKPYYLSLIEKYFPPKLRW